TCCCTGATCTGTAGCCGAGGCTACCCCCTCATAACCAGCCCGGAAGCTGAATTCCAGTATTTCCCCACCTCTGAAGAAGTTTCTGTTTCTTAAAACTGTACTGAAAAAAGGCCCAGGTAACTGCTCCGTAATACTCAGACCTAGTTGGTTTGTAAGCTGATATTTTTGGTTGGGCTGGGTGGTGATATTCGCGCGTAGGCTTGTGCCTAGGGTGTCAAAAGAGATATTGATGTATCTGAATAAATCTAAATTGCTCAGCTGCTTTTGGGTCTCGATGATATCATCTCGATGGTAAGTTCCCCCTTCGTCAAAGAAGATTCTAGAGCTCAGCAATTTGGCAGAAAAGCGGTCTCTATAAAAGGAGAAGTCAATAGCTCTATATTCACGCTCCACTTTTTCATCGATAAAGTCATCACTGGGGGGACTTACCTTGAATCGTATGGAGTCTATGGTGTAGATTTGATGCTTCTCCGAAAATGAGGGTTTTAAAATACGTTGTTCTACATTGATTTTTTTGGTGGTAGTGTCATAGAATAGATTGTAATCTATAAATGACTTGGTGAACATGAAGTAGCCGTTGTTTTTGAGCATTTCTTCCAAGCGGTTCCTTTCTTGGATGAAATTGTTTTGCTCATATAGATCCCCTCGATGCAGGTAAGTATCTTCCTGGTGCTTTTCTAAAAGCTGTAGGATGTTTTCATTGTCAGATTTCGTGTAGATCGAATCGAGTAGGTAAGGAGCTCTTTCTGTGATTTTATAGCTTACATTCGCCTTTTGCTTTTTGACCTGCACCTCATAGTCTACTTCTGCATCCAAGAATCCTTTATTATAGAGGTAGTTATCCAGTTCAGTAGCTGAGCGCTCTACTTTGGTGCTATCTAGAATGGTCACAGGATTTCCAGTGCGCATGACCAGATTGCCATATTCTGCCATTTCTTCTAAGCTTTCCACCTTGGATTCCAGCTTTCCTCGTTTTTTCTGGAGTTTTCGGTTGTCTGCGTTGTCCTCAAGCAAGAATTTGATTGAATCAAGCTCAGTACGTGTGGTTTTTAGTTTTCTATTAACATTCGCACTATCATAGAAAAGCCGTCCAAATCTATAGATGGTGACTCCGAGGGAGGAATTGGTCAGTGGGATTTTGGTGTTGGGTTCTTGTAAAAGTAGGTTTTCCAATTCTTCTTCATTGGCAAGTTCTACCCCCTCCAACTCATTTTTGTTTAATACATACTCCCCTTCAGAAAGGTTTTTGCTCAAAGAGCAAGCATGCAAAGCCCAGAGGACAGCGAGAAAAAGTATATATTTGGTGAATTTCAAAATGGCAGAGACTATCCTAATGCTTAGCAAAAATACAGTTAAGTTTATAAAATCCTTACATCAGAAGAAATACAGAACTCAGGAGAAGAAGTTCTTTGTGGAAGGGGAAAAGAGCGTACTTGAGGTACTCCATTCGGACTTCAAAGTAGATACGCTTATTTGTACGCAGGAGTTCCTTGATAGAAATGAATCCTGCCGCTCTCAACCTGGCATTAACTTGATTATAGCCACCCAAAAGCAGCTGGAAAACCTGGGCCAATACCAGTCCAATGACAGTGCACTTGCCGTGGTCCACATGAAACAAAACAACCCTTTTGAATTTCCGGATGGGAATTTTGTGATTGCACTGGATGAGGTGAGGGACCCGGGAAATCTCGGAACCATCATCAGAATTGCGGATTGGTATGGTATCAAGCATTTACTTTTTTCTATGCAAACGGCAGATTTTTA
This genomic window from Algoriphagus sp. TR-M9 contains:
- a CDS encoding TrmH family RNA methyltransferase; the protein is MLSKNTVKFIKSLHQKKYRTQEKKFFVEGEKSVLEVLHSDFKVDTLICTQEFLDRNESCRSQPGINLIIATQKQLENLGQYQSNDSALAVVHMKQNNPFEFPDGNFVIALDEVRDPGNLGTIIRIADWYGIKHLLFSMQTADFYNPKVIQASMGSFTRVKFYYHDLSIAFQKWKVPVYGAFLNGKNIHQLEKIEPGVILMGNESKGISDQLEPFVSSKVTIPAFGETESLNVAIATAIISDNFKRLLGK
- the tamL gene encoding translocation and assembly module lipoprotein TamL codes for the protein MKFTKYILFLAVLWALHACSLSKNLSEGEYVLNKNELEGVELANEEELENLLLQEPNTKIPLTNSSLGVTIYRFGRLFYDSANVNRKLKTTRTELDSIKFLLEDNADNRKLQKKRGKLESKVESLEEMAEYGNLVMRTGNPVTILDSTKVERSATELDNYLYNKGFLDAEVDYEVQVKKQKANVSYKITERAPYLLDSIYTKSDNENILQLLEKHQEDTYLHRGDLYEQNNFIQERNRLEEMLKNNGYFMFTKSFIDYNLFYDTTTKKINVEQRILKPSFSEKHQIYTIDSIRFKVSPPSDDFIDEKVEREYRAIDFSFYRDRFSAKLLSSRIFFDEGGTYHRDDIIETQKQLSNLDLFRYINISFDTLGTSLRANITTQPNQKYQLTNQLGLSITEQLPGPFFSTVLRNRNFFRGGEILEFSFRAGYEGVASATDQGVYQSKEFGTSASVIFPRFLIPFYDRSLQKFGRYNPNTRTQFGFNYTNRPEYTRTGINALLAYNWATRNNRQQFTVNLADINYVRTPKLTEDFLQVLSDLQDQGNNLLWSFLPSLVSSVSAQSIINFNKYGDFNSNKSALLRLFVESGGTTLNFFGVPDNSEVTDYANFQWLKLQADFRRYLPISSKQTFAYRFNFGIAQPYGISTGILPYEKYFFAGGGTSIRAWQARRLGPGSYLPEIGDRGRYDYGFEQPAEMIIETMLEYRRKLYGYFDMAVFVDAGNSWMIGVDTSRPGSDFRFDRFYKEIAIGTGLGLRMDFNFLVIRLDLATKAVDPSMPEGERWVLDNISFNQLFGLKGQSVLNFGIGYPF